In Arachis hypogaea cultivar Tifrunner chromosome 17, arahy.Tifrunner.gnm2.J5K5, whole genome shotgun sequence, a single window of DNA contains:
- the LOC140180615 gene encoding uncharacterized protein, translating to MAKEFYQQCPTEVFSIRLFRHRAADPRVYNEPTVSEIAGLIVGDFDGLDTAHDIIVQWRNEDLKRIHETHTFMVESQRLMYIRFDQKNIRSHILQGVEEAMERGDVDACSIGTRIVLPSSFTGGRRYMFNNCQDAMFICKQYGYPDLFITITCNPSWLEFQRYTEQSHIAISDRLDLACRLFELKIQSLMTDLKDAVFFGPVNAAELSDPVRFPKLYSVVTKYMIHGPCGKLRPSSPCMRNGGCSKFYLKKFVDATGFDKDGYPIYRRRNMGITYKIKGVDVDNQFVVPYNPVILMKYRAHINLEFCNKSNVIKYLFKYINKGLDHVTASIRNVKTQEHGGQDVDEIKQFYDCRYLAPCESAWRLFAFDIHHKWPSVQRLIFHLPGKQNLLFTDHDKILEIRGCKSFESTHTVDGVVYDSFQGCLRQLFFTLLASNSMNKPELVWRDTWRLLADDILYYRRRELQLQDQLREEHDVNLDKLTDEQKLIYERIIDTVANNSFLCMDLVELEKHFCGDCCLPVFDQNRELF from the exons ATGGCCAAAGAGTTCTATCAGCAATGTCCTACTGAGGTTTTTTCCATTCGTTTGTTTAGACATCGAGCAGCAGACCCTCGAGTGTATAATGAGCCAACAGTTTCTGAAATTGCTGGTCTTATTGTTGGGGATTTTGATGGATTGGATACTGCACATGATATTATTGTTCAGTGGAGGAATGAAGACTTAAAACGCATTCATGAGACACATACATT TATGGTTGAATCACAGCGTCTTATGTATATTAGATTTGACCAGAAGAATATAAGATCTCATATCTTGCAAGGGGTTGAAGAAGCCATGGAACGAGGAGATGTTGATGCGTGTTCCATTGGAACCAGGATTGTGTTACCGTCTTCTTTTACTGGGGGCAGAAGATACATGTTTAATAATTGTCAAGATGCTATGTTTATTTGCAAACAATATGGTTATCCTGATTTATTTATTACTATAACTTGCAACCCGAGTTGGCTGGAGTTTCAAAGATACACTGAACAGTCTCATATTGCTATATCTGATCGACTTGATCTTGCATGCAGGTTGTTTGAGTTGAAAATTCAATCTTTGATGACTGATTTGAAGGATGCAGTCTTCTTTGGACCTGTGAATGCGG CTGAGTTATCGGATCCAGTTAGATTTCCAAAGTTGTATAGTGTTGTTACCAAATATATGATTCATGGTCCTTGTGGTAAATTAAGACCTTCTTCTCCTTGCATGAGAAATGGTGGCTGTTCTAAATTCTATCTCAAGAAATTTGTTGACGCGACAGGTTTTGATAAAGATGGTTATCCAATATATAGAAGGCGAAATATGGGgattacttataaaataaaaggtgTGGATGTGGATAATCAATTTGTTGTTCCTTATAATCCTGTGATCCTTATGAAATATCGAGCTCATATCAATTTGGAGTTTTGTAACAAGTCAAATGTCATTAAGTATTTGTTTAAATATATAAACAAGGGGCTAGACCACGTCACTGCGTCAATTAGAAATGTAAAAACTCAGGAACACGGTGGTCAAGATGTTGATGAGATTAAGCAATTCTATGATTGTCGCTATCTAGCGCCTTGTGAATCTGCTTGGAGACTATTTGCATTTGATATTCATCATAAGTGGCCATCTGTTCAGCGGTTGATATTCCATTTGCCTGGAAAGCAGAATCTATTATTCACTGATCATGATAAGATTCTTGAAATT AGGGGTTGTAAAAGTTTTGAAAGCACCCACACTGTTGATGGTGTTGTATATGATTCTTTTCAAGGCTGC TTGCGTCAGTTGTTTTTTACACTGTTAGCATCTAATTCAATGAACAAACCTGAGTTGGTTTGGAGAGACACTTGGAGATTGTTAGCTGATGACATTTTATATTATAGAAGACGGGAGTTGCAATTGCAAG ATCAACTTCGGGAGGAACATGATGTAAATTTGGACAAATTGACAGATGAGCAAAAACTGATCTATGAAAGAATAATTGATACAGTTGCAAATAATTCTTTTTTGTGTA